The following proteins are co-located in the Sandaracinaceae bacterium genome:
- a CDS encoding non-canonical purine NTP pyrophosphatase, with product MSHSTPPLTSGEHPITIARLRRAPVVLATHNAGKVGELRELLTTVGVATLGALELGLPEPEETEDSFTGNALLKARAAAERSGRVALADDSGVCVDALDGEPGVYTARWAGEPRDWQRAMARVEHELAKRGAVLGAARGASFACALAVATPEGDTLALEGRVPGVLVWPARGTLGAGFEPMFMPHGYSQTYGEMEPDVRAAINHRAAAFRLLCLALGCPVRD from the coding sequence ATGTCTCATTCGACGCCACCGCTCACGAGCGGCGAACACCCCATCACGATCGCGCGCCTCAGGCGGGCCCCCGTCGTCCTCGCAACCCACAACGCAGGCAAGGTCGGAGAGCTGCGCGAGCTGCTGACGACCGTCGGTGTCGCCACGCTAGGGGCGCTCGAGCTCGGGCTGCCAGAGCCAGAGGAGACGGAGGACTCGTTCACCGGCAACGCCTTGCTCAAAGCGCGCGCGGCGGCGGAGCGCTCGGGACGCGTGGCCCTGGCGGACGACTCGGGGGTGTGCGTGGACGCGCTCGACGGAGAGCCGGGCGTCTACACCGCGCGGTGGGCCGGGGAGCCACGCGACTGGCAGCGTGCCATGGCGCGTGTGGAGCACGAGCTGGCCAAGCGCGGGGCAGTGCTCGGCGCGGCGCGGGGGGCGTCCTTTGCGTGCGCCCTGGCGGTCGCGACACCGGAGGGAGACACGCTCGCGCTGGAGGGGCGCGTGCCGGGGGTGCTCGTGTGGCCCGCGCGCGGGACCCTGGGCGCGGGCTTCGAGCCCATGTTCATGCCCCACGGCTACAGCCAGACCTACGGCGAGATGGAGCCCGACGTGCGCGCCGCCATCAATCACCGCGCCGCGGCCTTCCGCCTGCTGTGCCTCGCGCTCGGGTGTCCGGTCCGCGACTGA
- a CDS encoding DUF3604 domain-containing protein, with the protein MARCIPPSRALSKARLGAFAALCCFVLGCGDDGGDRRVETLGRCADQNPLRNAYFGDTHVHTAASLDANLQGTRLRPADAYRFARGEELGIQPYDADGNAQRTRVLGRPLDFVAVSDHAEFFGTIYACENESDPGYDSELCEQFRADPEDAFLSLNIRLAIGANYPSICGIGGVDCQEGTEALWVEIQEAAEAAYDRSDACTFTSFVGYEWSGSPGSANLHRNVIFRNHEVPVRPFGFFDGRTPELLWGALRADCIDAGGLCDVLTIPHNSNLSNGIMFEEVMANGQPFDTAYAREREFMEPLAEIIQHKGSSECDRSIDSGDELCDFEFLPYANLSNPVLGATSDPMDRDFLRHALARGLHFQETLSANPFHYGFIGSTDTHMGTPGATSETSFTGHGGAGTNNRDLVASVPDVIEFNGGGLAVLWAEENSREALFGAMRRREAYATSGPRILLRFFGGWEYPATMCEQDGDAFATTGYDGGVAMGGTLGARPGAGGAPTFAISALRDAGDELDPATPLQRIQVIKGFTDAEGAPQTTIYEVAGDANNGASVDLATCETSGTGFDALCTVWTDPDFDPAVTAYYYVRVVENPTCRWSTRLCNAAGVSCDDPGNVPTGYETCCRDTIQPVVQERAWSSPIWYLPEQ; encoded by the coding sequence ATGGCTCGCTGCATCCCCCCATCTCGCGCGCTCTCGAAGGCGCGCCTCGGCGCCTTCGCCGCCCTGTGCTGCTTCGTTCTCGGTTGCGGCGATGACGGGGGTGACCGCCGCGTCGAGACGCTGGGGCGCTGCGCGGACCAGAACCCGCTACGCAACGCGTACTTCGGCGACACGCATGTCCACACAGCCGCCTCGCTCGACGCCAACCTGCAGGGCACCCGCCTTCGCCCCGCGGACGCATACCGATTCGCGCGCGGCGAGGAGCTCGGCATTCAGCCCTACGACGCCGATGGCAACGCGCAGCGCACGCGTGTCCTCGGACGACCGCTCGACTTCGTGGCGGTCTCCGATCACGCCGAGTTCTTCGGCACCATCTACGCGTGCGAGAACGAGAGCGACCCCGGCTACGACTCCGAGCTGTGCGAGCAGTTCCGAGCCGACCCGGAGGACGCGTTCCTTTCGCTGAACATCCGTCTCGCCATCGGGGCGAACTACCCGTCCATCTGCGGCATCGGCGGCGTGGACTGCCAAGAGGGAACGGAGGCTCTGTGGGTCGAGATCCAGGAGGCCGCCGAAGCCGCCTACGACCGCAGCGACGCCTGCACGTTCACGTCGTTCGTCGGCTACGAGTGGTCGGGCTCCCCCGGCAGCGCGAACCTCCACCGCAACGTCATCTTCCGGAACCACGAGGTGCCGGTGCGCCCCTTCGGCTTCTTCGACGGCCGCACACCCGAGCTGCTCTGGGGGGCTCTGCGCGCCGACTGCATCGACGCGGGCGGGCTGTGTGACGTGCTGACCATCCCCCACAACAGCAACCTCTCGAACGGCATCATGTTCGAAGAGGTCATGGCCAACGGGCAGCCCTTCGACACGGCGTACGCGCGTGAGCGCGAGTTCATGGAGCCGCTGGCCGAGATCATCCAGCACAAGGGCTCGAGCGAGTGCGACCGCTCCATCGACTCGGGTGACGAGCTGTGTGACTTCGAGTTCCTGCCGTACGCCAACCTCAGCAACCCCGTGCTCGGGGCGACGTCGGACCCGATGGACCGCGATTTCCTCCGGCACGCACTCGCTCGGGGTCTGCACTTCCAGGAGACGCTCTCTGCGAATCCTTTCCACTACGGGTTCATCGGCAGCACCGACACCCACATGGGCACCCCGGGCGCCACGTCGGAGACGTCGTTCACGGGGCACGGCGGGGCTGGCACGAACAACCGTGATCTAGTCGCCTCCGTCCCCGACGTCATCGAGTTCAACGGCGGCGGTCTCGCGGTGCTGTGGGCCGAGGAGAACTCGCGCGAGGCGCTGTTCGGAGCGATGCGACGCCGCGAAGCGTACGCCACCTCCGGCCCGCGTATCCTGCTGCGCTTCTTCGGCGGCTGGGAGTATCCAGCCACCATGTGCGAGCAGGACGGCGATGCGTTCGCGACGACAGGCTACGACGGGGGTGTCGCGATGGGTGGCACCCTGGGGGCGCGGCCCGGCGCGGGTGGCGCGCCGACCTTCGCGATCTCCGCGCTGCGCGACGCGGGTGACGAGCTCGACCCCGCGACGCCGCTGCAACGCATTCAGGTCATCAAGGGCTTCACCGACGCGGAGGGCGCCCCGCAGACGACCATCTACGAGGTAGCTGGCGACGCGAACAACGGCGCGTCCGTGGACCTCGCCACGTGCGAGACCTCCGGGACCGGCTTCGACGCGCTGTGTACCGTCTGGACCGACCCCGACTTCGATCCTGCCGTGACGGCCTACTACTACGTCCGCGTCGTCGAGAACCCGACGTGCCGCTGGTCCACGCGCCTGTGCAATGCCGCAGGTGTGAGCTGCGACGACCCGGGCAACGTGCCGACAGGTTACGAGACCTGCTGTCGGGACACCATCCAGCCGGTGGTGCAGGAGCGCGCCTGGAGCTCGCCCATCTGGTACCTGCCCGAGCAGTGA
- a CDS encoding peptidyl-prolyl cis-trans isomerase: MSSPPESRSEKRAPRLASRLLAAPTLHFFVVGFVVLVSERAWTRAHTERPTLHVVVPTGLGPAEREKRVDAAVLIKEGLGLGWARTDHVIRTRLITNLRFARGETRPGDEDATSPAAPRDDDAALLEEALRLGMERSDLIVRRRIVSRAERMMTSDVRHAPVDDGTLLAFRDAHPERFRAPARFRYVDVFLSQQRRGDTLDHAVSATQAQLTRSGLAPEQAASLSDPLLYSPGDRWVSADEVARRLGGDLATQLEAAPLRRWAGPFRSSFGVHFVWVRERREAALPSLEEARARILGAYRDDRQAEAMRRRMAELRAHYDITVEEREGAP, encoded by the coding sequence TTGTCGTCCCCTCCGGAGAGCCGATCGGAAAAGCGTGCGCCCCGCCTCGCCTCGCGGTTGTTGGCGGCGCCGACGTTGCACTTCTTCGTCGTGGGCTTCGTGGTCCTCGTATCCGAGCGCGCTTGGACGCGCGCGCACACGGAGCGACCAACCCTGCACGTCGTGGTACCGACCGGCCTCGGTCCCGCCGAGCGCGAGAAGCGCGTCGACGCCGCCGTGCTGATCAAAGAGGGCCTCGGCCTGGGTTGGGCGCGCACGGATCACGTCATTCGCACGCGGCTGATCACCAACCTGCGCTTCGCGCGTGGGGAGACGAGGCCGGGCGACGAAGACGCGACGTCGCCCGCCGCACCTCGGGACGACGACGCAGCGCTGCTCGAGGAGGCGCTGCGGCTTGGAATGGAGCGCAGCGACCTGATCGTGCGACGGCGCATCGTGAGCCGCGCCGAGCGGATGATGACCAGCGACGTGCGCCACGCCCCGGTCGACGACGGCACGCTGCTCGCGTTTCGCGACGCGCACCCCGAGCGCTTCCGTGCACCTGCGCGCTTCCGCTACGTGGACGTGTTCCTCAGCCAGCAGAGGCGTGGCGACACCCTGGACCACGCCGTGTCGGCGACGCAGGCGCAGCTGACGCGGTCGGGGTTGGCGCCCGAGCAGGCCGCCAGCCTGAGTGACCCGCTCTTGTACTCACCGGGGGACCGCTGGGTCAGCGCCGATGAGGTGGCGCGACGCCTCGGAGGCGATCTCGCGACCCAGCTCGAGGCGGCTCCGCTCCGACGCTGGGCGGGGCCCTTCCGCTCGTCGTTCGGTGTGCACTTCGTGTGGGTGCGCGAGCGGCGCGAGGCGGCGCTGCCATCACTCGAGGAAGCTCGCGCGCGCATCCTCGGCGCCTATCGCGACGACCGCCAGGCCGAGGCCATGCGCCGGCGCATGGCGGAGCTGCGAGCTCACTACGACATCACGGTGGAAGAACGCGAGGGGGCGCCGTGA
- a CDS encoding HupE/UreJ family protein, translating to MRACLAASAMLPLVLGAAAAYAHPLAPAALILRELPGAPAGTLEVTWRTSRVRPRGEQLSPRLPERCVPDPESERELPQENVVARTWRTRCGEGPLAGLANQTVSIDGLERTETNVFVEVQLRDGRTVSALLHAQSPSLQITEEVSEAHATANPGFVTLGVGHLLSGADHVLFVLGLVLLVSRLRDLLWLVSAFTVGHSVSLALSATGVLQLPSAPVEVVIALSLLWLALRVLARRAALDAAPPSVRRAAFVCAAFGLLHGLGFASAFAESGATGRSLPAALLGFNVGVELGQLAIVVPAALALALLRRHDDRHHREARVMFVGAYAIGCVSAYFVLERTPSLLAALQGLAT from the coding sequence GTGCGCGCCTGCCTCGCGGCGTCGGCGATGTTGCCCCTGGTGCTTGGCGCGGCAGCGGCCTACGCGCACCCGTTGGCCCCCGCCGCGCTGATCCTGCGCGAGCTCCCGGGCGCGCCCGCCGGCACCCTCGAGGTCACGTGGCGCACGTCGCGCGTGCGGCCACGGGGCGAGCAGCTGAGCCCGCGGCTCCCTGAACGGTGCGTACCAGACCCAGAGAGCGAGCGTGAGCTGCCGCAGGAGAACGTGGTGGCGCGCACGTGGCGAACGCGCTGCGGCGAGGGACCGCTGGCGGGCCTCGCCAACCAGACCGTGTCCATCGACGGCCTGGAACGCACGGAGACCAACGTCTTCGTGGAGGTCCAGCTGCGCGACGGTCGCACCGTGAGCGCCCTGCTGCACGCGCAGTCGCCGTCGCTGCAGATCACCGAAGAGGTCAGCGAGGCGCACGCGACGGCGAACCCCGGGTTCGTCACGCTGGGCGTCGGGCATCTCCTGAGCGGCGCCGATCACGTGCTCTTCGTCCTGGGCCTCGTGCTGCTCGTCAGCCGCTTGCGCGACCTGCTCTGGCTCGTCAGCGCGTTCACCGTGGGACACAGCGTGAGCCTCGCGCTCTCTGCCACGGGGGTACTGCAGCTGCCCAGCGCACCCGTGGAGGTCGTCATCGCCCTCAGCCTGTTGTGGCTCGCCCTGCGGGTGCTGGCCCGGCGGGCGGCGCTCGACGCAGCCCCCCCATCGGTTCGCCGCGCCGCGTTCGTGTGCGCGGCCTTCGGCCTACTGCACGGCCTCGGCTTCGCGTCGGCCTTCGCCGAGTCGGGCGCCACGGGACGGTCGCTCCCCGCCGCGCTCCTCGGCTTCAACGTCGGGGTCGAGCTGGGTCAGCTGGCCATCGTCGTCCCTGCCGCGCTCGCGCTCGCGCTGCTGCGTCGGCACGACGACCGACACCACAGGGAAGCGCGCGTCATGTTCGTCGGTGCCTACGCGATCGGCTGCGTCAGCGCGTACTTCGTCCTCGAGCGCACGCCGAGCCTGCTCGCGGCGCTCCAGGGTCTCGCCACCTAG
- the lon gene encoding endopeptidase La, translating to MIDPRPTEILPLLPLRLGVPLPGRVSTFPVGRERSVALARALEEGDLLVLGAQHDRSVSVPGIADLRPIGVRAQVRKISDRGKRGMLMVVEGLERVRFERVVTTAPYHEAEVRLVSDLGIDDEEVPHLAESLRNLLLELVPKDKALHQSLNSTNDPGRVADLAGAWLEISDDERAEVLHTLDVATRLRLVASLVQKVRAGAELRSKIDGEVRKSIHESQKEAMLRQQLRAIQKELGEDEDDELEQLRAKLEAKEFPPHVQRVVDRELNRLSSLPAQQAEASVIRRYLELIGDLPWTERVDTHPSIDDVSAVLEADHFGLEEVKKRILEHMAVLKLAPDARGTILCLAGPPGVGKTSLAQSVADATGRPLERVALGGVRDEAEVRGHRRTYVGALPGRIVNAMRKAGVKNPVIVLDEVDKMGRGFQGDPEAALLEVLDPEQNVTFTDHYLELEFDLSEVLFIATANDLSKLSPPMLDRLEIIELSGYTTDEKVEIARKHLLPKQLERHGLEEESITLDDDALRLVIEGYTREAGVRQLTQRIAKLCRAVALEVARGVAPEGEGDGEEERSIPARHIGVDDLLEILGRKKMHREKAERLGVPGVAAGLAWTPVGGDLLYVETTSMPGKGKVEITGQLGEVMNESARAALAYLRANAERYGVNPTFLEDHDLHIHVPAGAVPKDGPSAGVTMFSALASLLTGKTVRTDTAMTGEATLRGRVLPVGGIKSKVLAAHRAGMTRVVLPKANEPDVEDVPEAARNELEFIFAEDMSEVFDAVFEDASTPGLVSPTGALGEQGESGPGSIAL from the coding sequence ATGATCGACCCCCGCCCCACCGAGATCCTCCCGCTCTTGCCGCTGCGCTTGGGCGTCCCCCTCCCGGGCCGCGTCAGCACGTTTCCCGTGGGACGTGAGCGCTCCGTGGCCCTCGCCCGGGCCCTCGAAGAGGGTGACCTGCTGGTGCTCGGCGCGCAGCACGACCGCTCGGTCAGCGTGCCCGGCATCGCGGATCTGCGTCCCATCGGGGTGCGCGCCCAGGTCCGGAAGATCTCGGACCGCGGCAAGCGCGGCATGCTCATGGTCGTCGAGGGCCTCGAGCGCGTGCGCTTCGAGCGCGTCGTGACCACCGCGCCGTACCACGAGGCGGAGGTCCGTCTGGTGAGCGACCTCGGCATCGACGACGAAGAGGTGCCGCACCTGGCGGAGAGCCTGCGCAACCTCTTGTTGGAGTTGGTGCCCAAGGACAAGGCGCTGCACCAGTCGCTCAACAGCACGAACGACCCGGGTCGGGTGGCCGACTTGGCGGGCGCGTGGCTGGAGATCTCCGACGACGAGCGCGCCGAGGTGCTGCACACGCTCGACGTCGCGACCCGCCTGCGCCTCGTGGCGAGCCTCGTGCAGAAGGTCCGCGCCGGCGCCGAGCTGCGCTCGAAGATCGACGGCGAGGTGCGTAAGTCCATCCACGAGAGCCAGAAGGAGGCCATGCTGCGGCAGCAGCTGCGCGCCATCCAGAAGGAGCTCGGCGAGGACGAGGACGACGAGCTCGAACAGCTGCGTGCGAAGCTCGAGGCCAAGGAGTTCCCGCCGCACGTGCAGCGCGTGGTGGACCGCGAGCTCAACCGCCTGTCGTCGCTCCCGGCGCAGCAGGCCGAGGCGTCCGTCATCCGCCGCTACCTCGAGCTGATCGGCGACCTGCCGTGGACCGAGCGCGTGGACACGCACCCGAGCATCGACGACGTGTCGGCCGTGCTCGAGGCGGACCACTTCGGCCTCGAGGAGGTCAAGAAGCGCATCCTCGAGCACATGGCCGTGCTCAAGCTCGCGCCGGACGCGCGCGGCACCATCCTGTGCCTCGCGGGCCCTCCGGGCGTGGGCAAGACGTCGCTCGCGCAGTCCGTGGCGGACGCGACGGGGCGCCCCCTCGAGCGCGTCGCCCTCGGCGGAGTGCGTGACGAGGCCGAGGTGCGCGGACATCGCCGCACCTACGTCGGCGCGCTTCCCGGGCGCATCGTCAACGCCATGCGAAAGGCAGGCGTCAAGAACCCCGTCATCGTGTTGGACGAGGTCGACAAGATGGGCCGCGGCTTCCAGGGCGATCCCGAGGCGGCGCTGCTCGAGGTGCTCGATCCCGAGCAGAACGTCACGTTCACGGACCACTACCTGGAGCTCGAGTTCGACCTGAGCGAGGTGCTCTTCATCGCGACGGCCAACGACCTCTCCAAGCTGTCCCCGCCCATGCTGGACCGCCTCGAGATCATCGAGCTGAGCGGCTACACCACCGACGAGAAGGTGGAGATCGCGCGCAAGCACCTGCTGCCGAAGCAGCTGGAGCGGCACGGGCTCGAGGAGGAGAGCATCACGCTCGACGACGACGCGCTGCGTCTGGTCATCGAGGGCTACACGCGGGAAGCGGGCGTGCGTCAGCTGACGCAGCGCATCGCCAAGCTGTGCCGCGCGGTCGCCCTGGAGGTCGCGCGTGGCGTGGCGCCAGAAGGTGAGGGCGATGGCGAGGAGGAGCGCAGCATCCCCGCGCGCCACATCGGGGTCGACGACCTGCTCGAGATCCTGGGCCGCAAGAAGATGCACCGCGAGAAGGCCGAGCGTCTGGGCGTGCCCGGCGTCGCGGCAGGGCTCGCGTGGACCCCGGTCGGCGGCGACCTGCTCTACGTCGAGACCACGTCCATGCCCGGCAAGGGCAAGGTCGAGATCACCGGGCAGCTGGGTGAGGTCATGAACGAGTCGGCCCGCGCCGCGCTCGCCTACCTGCGGGCCAACGCGGAGCGCTACGGGGTCAACCCCACGTTCCTCGAGGACCACGACCTGCACATCCATGTGCCGGCGGGCGCCGTGCCCAAGGACGGCCCCTCCGCGGGCGTGACCATGTTCAGCGCGCTGGCGTCGCTGCTCACGGGCAAGACGGTGCGCACCGATACGGCCATGACCGGTGAAGCCACGCTGCGTGGACGCGTGCTGCCCGTGGGCGGCATCAAGTCCAAGGTGCTCGCGGCGCACCGGGCGGGCATGACACGGGTCGTGCTCCCCAAGGCCAACGAGCCGGACGTGGAGGACGTGCCCGAGGCCGCGCGCAACGAGCTCGAGTTCATCTTCGCCGAGGACATGTCGGAGGTGTTCGACGCGGTCTTCGAGGACGCGAGCACGCCTGGTCTGGTGTCTCCGACCGGGGCGCTGGGCGAGCAGGGCGAGAGCGGCCCCGGCAGCATCGCGCTCTGA
- a CDS encoding MFS transporter, producing MPDDAATGDALTAPREWSRRAVLAVVLLAAFSTNLTLTILTIALAPIALDLDVSIGDVAWVTLAPMVVSAVVTPAAGRLADRTGRKRVWLLGLVIATLGMLASGLAPTLPWLITARVVTGVGTALVLPSGLAIAASAWSPEEQSVPLGYWTSTMAFSPTLGILLGGVAIEYASWRVLFFAQLPIAAVALLLALTVLPADVPSDETPRPFDAQGAVVGALAALAALTWMVQAPHWGFGSVRSLIVLALALVLLPLFWRVELRAEEPVLPPRLFERRVTRRALLVRSTVQAVYMGSFLIMPVLLTRIGDWSPGVVAAALLPRPIAMGVVGPLAGMLIRRTGVSGPVQTGAFLVALACGYYAFLDPRMPYLPFAIALVAQGGGLALVSTATAAAVTADSAARDLGASSAALGLTTALANAGGMALMLGALEALGGDLVPTAYQGAFGLAAGLALLAALSPIGKVTARDS from the coding sequence GTGCCAGACGACGCTGCCACGGGTGACGCGCTGACCGCGCCGCGGGAGTGGTCGCGCCGGGCCGTGCTGGCGGTGGTGCTGCTGGCGGCGTTCAGCACCAACCTGACGCTCACGATCCTGACCATCGCGTTGGCGCCCATCGCCCTCGACCTCGACGTGAGCATCGGCGATGTGGCGTGGGTCACATTGGCGCCGATGGTCGTGAGCGCCGTGGTCACACCGGCGGCTGGGCGCCTGGCGGACCGGACGGGGCGCAAGCGGGTGTGGCTGCTCGGGCTCGTCATCGCCACGCTGGGCATGCTGGCGTCGGGGCTGGCCCCCACGCTGCCGTGGCTGATCACGGCGCGGGTCGTCACAGGCGTGGGGACGGCGCTGGTCTTGCCCAGCGGCCTCGCCATCGCCGCGTCGGCCTGGTCGCCCGAGGAGCAGAGCGTGCCGCTCGGCTACTGGACCAGCACCATGGCTTTCAGTCCCACGCTCGGCATCCTGCTGGGGGGCGTCGCGATCGAGTACGCGTCGTGGCGCGTGCTCTTCTTCGCACAGCTCCCCATCGCGGCCGTGGCGCTGCTCCTGGCGCTGACCGTCCTGCCGGCCGATGTGCCCTCCGACGAGACGCCGAGGCCCTTCGATGCGCAGGGGGCCGTGGTGGGTGCGCTGGCCGCGCTGGCCGCCCTGACGTGGATGGTCCAGGCGCCGCACTGGGGCTTTGGCTCCGTCCGCTCGCTGATCGTGCTCGCGCTCGCGTTGGTGCTGCTCCCGCTGTTCTGGCGCGTCGAGCTGCGCGCCGAAGAGCCGGTGCTGCCGCCGCGTCTGTTCGAGCGCCGTGTGACGCGTCGCGCGCTGCTGGTGCGCTCCACCGTACAGGCCGTCTACATGGGCAGCTTCCTGATCATGCCTGTCCTGCTGACGCGCATTGGGGACTGGTCGCCCGGGGTGGTCGCCGCCGCGCTCCTGCCGCGGCCTATCGCCATGGGCGTGGTGGGCCCCCTGGCGGGCATGCTCATCCGGCGCACGGGCGTGTCCGGCCCGGTCCAGACAGGCGCGTTCCTCGTGGCGCTGGCGTGCGGCTACTACGCCTTCTTGGACCCGCGCATGCCGTATCTCCCGTTCGCCATCGCGCTCGTCGCGCAGGGTGGGGGGCTCGCGCTCGTGTCCACCGCCACCGCTGCGGCCGTCACGGCAGACAGCGCGGCGCGTGACCTGGGCGCCTCCTCGGCGGCGCTCGGGCTCACGACGGCCTTGGCCAACGCGGGTGGCATGGCCTTGATGCTGGGTGCGCTCGAGGCCCTCGGTGGCGACCTCGTGCCCACAGCGTATCAGGGCGCGTTCGGGCTCGCCGCCGGGCTCGCGCTGCTTGCGGCGCTCTCGCCCATCGGAAAGGTCACCGCCCGGGACAGTTGA
- a CDS encoding glutathione S-transferase family protein, protein MTNPSSETLTLLQYEPVFGLRNGSPFCIKAEALLAASGQPYVVETWTDPRKAPKGKLPVLRHRGKLIADSTFIKLYLQDTFGIDFDEGLSDAERAVADAFVKLCEEHLYFVLFYARWMEEHNWPVLRDAYFKAIPSLVRRPVAAQLRKQAFKAMHGQGLGRHAREEIYALGAGDLRSLGSFLGDKPFFMGDRPSSVDATVYAWVTSIVDAPLPSPLKDAALSHENLVRYGERMAAHYFG, encoded by the coding sequence ATGACGAACCCATCGAGCGAGACGTTGACCCTCCTCCAGTACGAGCCCGTCTTCGGCCTGCGCAACGGGAGCCCCTTCTGCATCAAGGCCGAGGCGCTGCTCGCCGCCTCTGGGCAACCCTACGTGGTCGAGACGTGGACCGATCCGCGCAAGGCCCCCAAGGGGAAGCTGCCCGTGCTGCGACACCGCGGGAAGCTCATCGCGGACTCCACGTTCATCAAGCTCTACCTGCAGGACACGTTCGGCATCGACTTCGACGAGGGGCTGAGCGACGCAGAGCGCGCCGTCGCCGACGCGTTCGTGAAGCTGTGCGAGGAGCACCTGTACTTCGTGCTGTTCTATGCGCGCTGGATGGAGGAGCACAACTGGCCCGTCCTGCGCGACGCTTATTTCAAGGCGATTCCGTCGTTGGTGCGGCGGCCCGTCGCGGCCCAGCTGCGCAAGCAGGCTTTCAAGGCCATGCACGGCCAGGGGCTCGGGCGTCACGCGCGCGAGGAGATCTACGCGCTCGGAGCCGGCGACCTCCGCTCGCTCGGAAGCTTCCTCGGCGACAAACCCTTCTTCATGGGGGACAGACCGAGCAGCGTGGACGCGACCGTGTACGCGTGGGTCACGTCCATCGTGGATGCTCCCCTGCCGAGCCCGCTCAAGGACGCCGCGCTCAGCCACGAGAACCTGGTCCGCTACGGTGAGCGGATGGCGGCGCACTACTTCGGGTAG
- a CDS encoding YafY family transcriptional regulator — protein sequence MRAQRLNEIIRQLRRARAPLTADTLAARFEVTPRTIYRDVAALIGSGVPIRGEAGVGYVLGEGYDLPPLMFDARELEALMLGARMVAAKADAATARDAESAIAKIVEVLPKERRALLLDSPLFAHSFRPKVEDRVDLVPLRDALRDQRKVHLNYRDVNGTATERTVWPVSLGYFEGSRALVAWCELRSDFRVFRTDRMDTLTALPDPLPRPRRVLLHAFREQQAEEERAAREGCGPRHPESGADHPGALRR from the coding sequence ATGAGAGCCCAACGCCTGAACGAGATCATCCGCCAGCTGCGCCGCGCGCGAGCACCCCTCACGGCGGACACCCTGGCGGCGCGCTTCGAGGTCACGCCGCGCACCATCTACCGCGACGTGGCTGCGCTGATCGGGAGCGGGGTGCCCATCCGCGGCGAGGCGGGGGTGGGCTACGTGCTGGGCGAGGGCTACGACCTGCCGCCGCTCATGTTCGACGCGCGCGAGCTGGAGGCGCTGATGCTGGGCGCGCGCATGGTGGCCGCCAAGGCCGACGCGGCGACGGCTCGGGACGCGGAGAGCGCCATCGCGAAGATCGTCGAGGTGCTCCCCAAGGAGCGCCGCGCGCTGCTGCTGGACTCGCCGCTCTTCGCGCACAGCTTCCGCCCCAAGGTGGAGGACCGGGTGGACCTGGTGCCGCTGCGGGACGCGCTGCGCGACCAGCGCAAGGTGCACCTGAACTACCGTGACGTGAACGGGACGGCCACGGAGCGCACCGTGTGGCCCGTGTCGCTGGGCTACTTCGAGGGGAGCCGTGCGCTGGTGGCCTGGTGCGAGCTGCGCTCGGACTTCCGGGTGTTCCGGACGGACCGTATGGACACGCTCACGGCGCTCCCCGATCCGCTCCCGCGCCCCCGGCGCGTGCTGCTGCATGCGTTCCGCGAGCAGCAGGCCGAAGAAGAGCGCGCGGCGCGCGAGGGCTGTGGCCCGCGCCACCCCGAGTCCGGTGCGGACCATCCGGGCGCCCTGCGGCGCTAG
- a CDS encoding CBS domain-containing protein, whose product MTRDVTTLAADESLALADEVMRLKRIRHIPVVRGKRLLGLISHRDLLQAQARLLLATKQATEDEVYVSVAAEDIMTKDVVTVHPDMRILEASDLLLDQPFGCLPVVENDGLVGIVTEADLLRWAVRQLREQSSRETDRPDPMD is encoded by the coding sequence ATGACCCGGGACGTCACGACACTGGCTGCCGACGAGAGTCTGGCGTTGGCGGACGAGGTCATGCGCCTCAAGCGCATCCGGCACATCCCCGTGGTGCGCGGCAAGCGGCTGCTGGGGCTCATCTCCCACCGCGACCTGCTGCAGGCGCAGGCGCGGCTCTTGCTGGCCACCAAGCAGGCCACGGAAGATGAGGTCTACGTGTCGGTCGCGGCGGAGGACATCATGACCAAGGACGTGGTCACGGTGCACCCCGACATGCGCATCCTCGAGGCCTCGGACCTGCTGCTGGACCAGCCGTTCGGGTGCTTGCCGGTGGTGGAGAACGACGGCCTCGTCGGGATCGTGACCGAAGCCGACCTGCTCCGCTGGGCCGTGCGTCAGCTGCGCGAGCAGAGCTCCCGCGAAACGGACCGGCCCGATCCAATGGATTGA